The Microbulbifer sp. TB1203 nucleotide sequence TGCTGGTAGGCGAACAGGCCGGCGGCGACGGCCAGGCCGAATTGGTAGGGAGTGCCCAACTCAAAACGGCGGCCGACCAGCAGCAGCGCGAAGAGCACCATCAGCTGCAGCGCGCCGGTCATGGCCTTGTCCATGTCGCCGAACAGGATGGCGGTGGACTTGACCCCGATACGCAGGTCGTCGTCGCGGTCCACCATCGCGTAGAAGGTGTCGTAGCACACGGTCCACAGCAGGTTGGCGGTCACCAGCAGCCAGGCGGTGGACGGCACCTCGCCGGTGGCGGCGGCGAAGGCCATGGGAATGCCCATGCTGAAGGCCGCCCCCAGCACCACCTGCGGCAGGTGGGTATAGCGCTTGGCGAAGGGGTAGCAGAAGGCCAGCGCCAGCGCCGGCAGGGACATCAAGATGGTGAGCCGGTTGGTGGTGAGCACTAACAGAAACGCGGGCAG carries:
- the ubiA gene encoding 4-hydroxybenzoate octaprenyltransferase; amino-acid sequence: MISRQLSQHWPAALPYWQLARLDRPIGTLLLLWPTWGALWLAAEGWPGLHLFAVFTLGVLLMRAAGCAVNDFADRRIDGHVKRTAARPLATGRVTPRGALLLFAALSLPAFLLVLTTNRLTILMSLPALALAFCYPFAKRYTHLPQVVLGAAFSMGIPMAFAAATGEVPSTAWLLVTANLLWTVCYDTFYAMVDRDDDLRIGVKSTAILFGDMDKAMTGALQLMVLFALLLVGRRFELGTPYQFGLAVAAGLFAYQQWLIRGRERDACFRAFLNNNWVGTAVFSGIFFHYLLS